The DNA region GGGGGGCGATATCCGAGCAGAAAGCGAAGTGGGACGTGGTTCTACCTTCCACTTTTACATTCCACTGGCTCAAGGGAAATCGTGCGAGTGCATCTTCGATCTCGCCACCAAAAAAGAGATTTCGGCATTGAAAGTCTTGGTCGTTGACGATAACGAGTCGAACCGAGAAGTCATCTCATCACTGCTCGCTCCCTATGTCGCAGAAGTCCAACTTGCAGAAAACGGTGATGTGGGCTTAGCAAAAGCTCACAGCGGAGAGTTCAATCTATTCCTCCTTGATGCCCAGATGCCGGTGATTGATGGCTTTTCCTTAACCGAAAAACTGAAGGCCTCGCCAACCACTACCAAAACACCGATCATCCTCCTGACCTCGTCCGGACTCCGAGGGGAGGCTAGCCGTTCCAAGAAAATGGGAATCGATGGTTACCTGATGAAACCCATCAGTGGCACAGAGCTTCTTGACGCCATTAGAGTGGTGATCCGAGGGTCGTCTATCGAACCAGAAAACCGCCCCTTAGTAACCAGGCACCTGTTGAATGAACATAATACGAAGCGGCGAATCCTGCTGGCAGAGGACGACCCTATTAATCAACTACTAGCCAGAACCCTGCTGGAGGGCGAAGATTTTCATGTAACAGTGGCGGCTTCCGGGGATGAGGTGCTGAAAATCCTTGCCCACGAAACCTTTACCGCCATCTTGATGGACGTCCAAATGCCGATTATGGATGGCCTTCAGACAACGCGTGCCATCAGATCCCAGGAAAAAAACACCGCGCAACATATTCCGATCCTGGCAATCACCGCCCATGCCATGAGGGAAGACCAGAATAGATGCCTGGAAGCGGGCATGGACGGTTATATCAGCAAACCCATCGATAAGACGGTTTTATTTGCAGAGCTTGATCGTCTGGTCAAGAGCAACATCTTTGTGAGAAATGCCAATGGAACGTAAAATTCTTGCAGCAGTTGACGGCACGGTTTTCAGCTTCAACGCCTTGCGCTATCTGGGCCAATTATTCACCGATCTTGACGATATTGCGGTTCACCTTCTCTATGTGGTACCCAGCCCACCTCCACCAATTGACGAACAATGGATTGATGAAGGTGATCGACTCCTGTGTCTTCCTCCGGAGGTAAGAGCCCGCTACAACAAAGCGAAACGGTTCATGGAAGAAGCGGTCTTACAATTGGGACGCCGGGGAATCGAAGCCCAACAAGTTTCATGGCAGGTTCAACTCTCTCGAACAGGGGTGGCGGCTGACATCATCCATGAGGCGAAAAAAGGCCTCTATGATGCTCTGTTGATCGGGCGACGAGGCATTGGCGCCATTGAGGAGATAATCGGCGGCAGTCTCTCAAACACCGCAGCAAAACACAGCCATGTTTTGCCCATCTGGATTGTTGACGGCAAGGTCAATGCCCGAAAATTCCTACTTCCGGTCGACACCTCATACAACTCACTCAAAGCTGCCGACCATCTCGGTTTCATCTTGCAGGGCAACCCCTACACCGAGATCTGCCTCCTGCACCTATCTACTCTGGTCGGCGGCAACACTAAGCCAGACTGGTCCGAACTTGAGACGTTGTGGGGGAAAGAGTGGTGTGATGAACATCTGCGACGTCCAGACAGCGTCTTTCATGGACCAAAACAGATGCTGCTGGAGCGGGGGATCAGCGAAAAGAAAATTTACCAACATCACGACGAGTACTGTTTCTCCGCGCACAAACCCATCATCCAGCACTCAGTCATTGATCAATGTGGGACCATTGTCATTGGCTGTCGTTCCAAAACTAAGGTAAAAGGGATTTTCTCCGGGGTGTCAGAAAAAGTGCTCAATCTTGCTCGTGGGGTAGCAATCTGGATCGTTGGCTAGATCCACGAACCCCTGTCAAAAAAGAAAAGTGTGCTCTTACCCACAATGCTCGGACCGCACTATTGAAGAGTTGGTCCGAGCGGACACGAGCTGCATCGGGGGTTGGTCTTTTTGCAAAACTCCTTCCCGGTGCGAACAATCAAGGCATGGTATTCATTGTACAACGCAGGATCAGAGGGCAATGAATCCATAAACAGTTCCTGCATCGCGTAATAATCGACATCTTCTTCCGGGACCAAACCATGCCGAGACAGGAGACGATGACTATAAGTATCCACCACAAAGATAGGCTTTCCGGCAACATAGAGCAGGATCGAGTCGGCTGTCTCAGGACCAATACCCGAGACTGAAAGCAAGGCCTGACGCAAGGATGGCAACTCATCCTGGACTAAAAGGTTAAGATCACCGCTATAGCGGGTTTCAACCATGGTCAGAAGATTATGTAACCGGCTGGCTTTGACATTAAAATAGCCACACGGTCGGATACACTCGGCAAGAGCGGTATGGGGCATGGCAACCATGGCCTCGAAAGAGAGGAGACCTTGGTCTTTGAGGTTAGTGATCGCCTTCTCGACATTGGTCCAGGCGGTATTCTGAGTTAATACCGCCCCAACCATAATCTCAAACCGGGTCTCTCCCGGCCACCAGTCCTGGTGCCCAAAACAAGCGAGCAGGCGATCATAGATTTCGAGCAGACGCTGAGCGTTTGACATGGAGTGATTCAAGCTGACAGCGTATCCGCAGGCTAGCCCCGATCTGTCTGTCAGTCTTGACGGATAAAAAGAAGATATATTAAAACAGCAACGCCGCCAATACCGACTCCGGCAATCGGCAGGATTTTGTCCATCTGAACAACACCATCCACCACCGCCCCCCGCACCATTTCGGTACCACTGAAGTACCAAAGACCCAGACAAAGGGCAATGATCATCAAGTTGGTGAACATCTGCCGGTAGAGATTGTAAATGATCAAACAGATAAAAGGCGCCAGAAAATACGGGTTGAGAAAAAGACCCGTGGCATCAACAGCCCTGATCTGCTCCAGTACCTGGGTGTGATGAATCCACTCACTGATCCGAGCCAAAAA from Desulfobulbaceae bacterium includes:
- a CDS encoding response regulator; translation: GGDIRAESEVGRGSTFHFYIPLAQGKSCECIFDLATKKEISALKVLVVDDNESNREVISSLLAPYVAEVQLAENGDVGLAKAHSGEFNLFLLDAQMPVIDGFSLTEKLKASPTTTKTPIILLTSSGLRGEASRSKKMGIDGYLMKPISGTELLDAIRVVIRGSSIEPENRPLVTRHLLNEHNTKRRILLAEDDPINQLLARTLLEGEDFHVTVAASGDEVLKILAHETFTAILMDVQMPIMDGLQTTRAIRSQEKNTAQHIPILAITAHAMREDQNRCLEAGMDGYISKPIDKTVLFAELDRLVKSNIFVRNANGT
- a CDS encoding universal stress protein, with protein sequence MPMERKILAAVDGTVFSFNALRYLGQLFTDLDDIAVHLLYVVPSPPPPIDEQWIDEGDRLLCLPPEVRARYNKAKRFMEEAVLQLGRRGIEAQQVSWQVQLSRTGVAADIIHEAKKGLYDALLIGRRGIGAIEEIIGGSLSNTAAKHSHVLPIWIVDGKVNARKFLLPVDTSYNSLKAADHLGFILQGNPYTEICLLHLSTLVGGNTKPDWSELETLWGKEWCDEHLRRPDSVFHGPKQMLLERGISEKKIYQHHDEYCFSAHKPIIQHSVIDQCGTIVIGCRSKTKVKGIFSGVSEKVLNLARGVAIWIVG
- a CDS encoding endonuclease III domain-containing protein, whose amino-acid sequence is MSNAQRLLEIYDRLLACFGHQDWWPGETRFEIMVGAVLTQNTAWTNVEKAITNLKDQGLLSFEAMVAMPHTALAECIRPCGYFNVKASRLHNLLTMVETRYSGDLNLLVQDELPSLRQALLSVSGIGPETADSILLYVAGKPIFVVDTYSHRLLSRHGLVPEEDVDYYAMQELFMDSLPSDPALYNEYHALIVRTGKEFCKKTNPRCSSCPLGPTLQ